From the Gammaproteobacteria bacterium genome, one window contains:
- a CDS encoding hypothetical protein (Evidence 5 : Unknown function) yields MSRAHQNIYIHDAITHPMLSLPHRFGTCFAIVVNVLIYKDIFYRFGLIPI; encoded by the coding sequence GTGTCTCGGGCCCACCAAAACATCTACATCCATGATGCTATAACTCATCCTATGTTATCGCTTCCTCATAGATTTGGCACCTGTTTCGCCATTGTGGTTAATGTGTTAATTTATAAGGATATATTCTATCGATTCGGATTGATACCTATTTGA
- the galE gene encoding UDP-glucose 4-epimerase → MILITGGTGYIGSHTCVVLAQIGYELLLLDNLCNSRAAVIDSLEKICGIRPLFINGDVRDTELLNGIFANYPIDAVIHFAGLKAVGESVEMPIEYYDNNVHGTLKLLTAMRHADVKTLVFSSSATVYGDPATVPIREDFPRCVANPYGRSKLIVEDILFDLFQAEPDWRIARLRYFNPVGAHESGLIGEDPRGIPNNLFPFIAQVATGKREFLNIWGNDYPTPDGTGVRDYIHVVDLAEGHIAALNHLNSQPSAFITVNLGTGQGYSVFDVVNTFAQACHHPIPYKIAARRPGDVAQYWADPSLAYQLLHWKPTRGLAQMCADGWRWQLNSTRTP, encoded by the coding sequence ATGATTCTAATAACTGGAGGTACCGGCTACATCGGTTCGCACACCTGCGTTGTTTTAGCGCAGATCGGCTATGAATTGCTCCTCCTCGATAATCTCTGTAACAGCAGGGCTGCGGTTATCGATAGCCTAGAGAAAATTTGCGGAATACGCCCTCTATTTATCAACGGTGATGTTCGCGATACAGAACTTCTCAACGGCATTTTTGCCAATTATCCAATTGATGCCGTCATCCATTTTGCCGGCCTCAAGGCGGTCGGCGAATCCGTGGAAATGCCGATCGAGTACTATGATAATAACGTCCATGGCACGCTAAAGCTTCTCACCGCGATGCGTCACGCCGACGTTAAAACATTGGTCTTCTCCTCTTCTGCTACCGTCTATGGCGACCCCGCTACCGTACCCATTCGTGAGGATTTCCCACGTTGTGTGGCCAACCCCTATGGGCGCAGCAAACTCATTGTCGAAGATATTCTGTTCGATCTATTCCAGGCCGAGCCCGATTGGCGCATTGCCCGGTTACGTTACTTTAACCCGGTTGGTGCGCACGAAAGCGGTCTGATCGGCGAAGATCCACGAGGTATACCCAATAATCTTTTTCCCTTCATTGCCCAAGTAGCCACTGGTAAACGTGAATTTCTCAATATTTGGGGCAACGACTATCCCACGCCTGATGGTACCGGTGTCCGCGATTATATTCACGTTGTTGATCTCGCCGAGGGTCACATAGCGGCCCTTAATCACCTCAATAGCCAGCCCTCGGCATTTATTACGGTGAATCTCGGTACTGGCCAAGGCTATTCCGTATTCGATGTCGTTAATACTTTTGCACAGGCCTGCCATCATCCCATCCCTTATAAAATTGCTGCACGCCGGCCAGGCGACGTTGCTCAGTATTGGGCCGATCCAAGCCTTGCTTACCAATTGCTCCACTGGAAGCCAACCCGAGGGCTGGCGCAAATGTGCGCTGATGGATGGCGCTGGCAGCTAAATTCAACCAGGACACCATAA